The genome window CGCTCTGGAGATCGCGGGCCGGCTCGCCAATGACGCTGCCGACGTCATCACCGAAACGGCGGGGCGGGGAGCCAGACCCGCGGCGACCGAGTCGCCTTTCGACTGGGTGACCGACACCGGCCGCATCCTGGAGCGCCACACCCGCCGGGTGCTGGCCGACGAGTTCCCGGGCATCCCGGTGTTCGGCGAGGAGTTCGACTCCTCACCGGGTACGACGGTCGCCGAGCAGTGCGCGGCGCGGTCGAGCTCGGCGCGGTTCCGGTGGTCGGTCGACCCGGTCGACGGCACCGCGAACTACGTCGCCGGGCTGCCGTGGTGCGCCTACAGCCTGGCGATGCTCGACGAGCACGGGCCGGTGGTCGGGGTGGTCGCCGACCCGTACCGGGGCCAGATCTACGCGGCGGCGCGCGGGCGCGGGATGCGGGCGAACGGGACTCCGGTGCGGTTGTCCGACCAGCAGGAGACCCGCGCCGGGATCGTGTGCACGGAGCTGACCAGGACCGGCGCTTGGCGCGGCATGGACCGGTTCATCACCAACGCCACGGCCGCGCAGGTGGGCGTGCGGCTGCTCGGGTCGCCGGCGCTGGCGATCACCCAGGTCGCGCTGGGCCACGCGATGGCCGCGGTACTCGACTCGTACGAGGAGTGGGACGTGGCGGGGGCGTTGGCGCTGGCGGTCGAGTCCGGTGCCGCGGTGCTGGACCGCCACGGCCGGCACACCGCGCTGCCCGTCGACGGCCTCCTGGTCGCCGCGCCCGGCGTCGCCGACAACGTCCTGCACTGGTGGTCGCAGTCGACCGACTGACCGAACGCCGGAGCGCGACCGGCTGACCGGACGTCCGGCTGACCGCACGCCGTGGTTGGGCTGACCGCAGCCCCTCCGAGGGGCCCTCGCGGCTCAGACGTTGAGCAGTGAGCGGGGCGGGGCGGACTCCGGCGCGAGCACGGCCGACATCGGCCGCAGCAGCGGGAACTGCTCCCGAAGCACCGTCACCTGCTGGTGCACTCGGCTCATGTCGGGGTCGGCCACGAGTTGCAGCACGACCTCGAGCACGTGGTCGGTGAACATCGCGAAGCGGACCGCGGCGTCTTCGAGCTGCTGGTGCACCCGGTGCAGGACCACTTCCTGCCCCACCGCGTCGGCGTCGAGACCGCGACCGAGCTCGACCAGCGCGCGTATGTGGGGCATCTCGGCGTCCATCCGCTGCACGACGGAGTTGAGCGTCTGGCGCGCGTGCGCCGAGGACACCGACTCGACGGCGCTGCCCGCGCGGCGGATGGCCTGTTCGCACCGCTGGAGCTGGGGTAACCACCGGTCCGGCGGGACTGCCGGGGCGGCGGGTGGCGGCGGGGCGGGCACCTCCTGCCGCTGCTGCCGCCCGGGAACGCGGCGCCGCCCGGAGGCGGCGAACACCATCGACGCCGCGGCGCCGACGGCGCCCGCGACGACCGCTACCAGCACCTGCACCCAGAACCCGTCCATGTCGAGTTGTGCCTTTCCGCTCGGCGTTGGAAGGAAACCCGCGCCGGACTCGAGCGCCGTGCCATCCCCTCACCTGCTGCGACGGTGCGCGCCGTGGACGGGTTCCCGACCCATCACTTCACTGTGCACCCGCGACGGCACCGGGTTCTTGCGGGTAACTACTCATTTACCGCGCCGATCGGGCTAGGTACTGCATTTCGGCGAGCAGGAACTCCATGGAACCGGTATGGGCCCCTTCCCGCCCGCCGGGCGGGGTGAAGGCGGTGAACACCGCCGGGTCGGGGCGGTCGACGCGTGCCTCGGCGAGGACGGTGTCGAGGTGGGCGACGACGTCGGAGCGCACCGCCGACGGGTCGACCGCGCAGTCCGCCTCGGCCAGCGACAGTTCGACCGGGTGCGGGCTGAACAGCTCGCCTACCAGCGGCCAGATGCGCTCGAACCCGTCGGCAAGCGCGGCGCGGACCTCGGCGCCGCCCTGGCCCAGCGACGCGGCCCAGCGCGCGGCGTGGTCGCGGTGCGCGGTCAGCGTCGCGATGCTGCGGGACGCCTGGTCGGACAGCACGGGGTCGCGGGTGCGGGCGAGGCGTTCGAACACCGCCGCGCGCCACGTCGACATCACCAGCAGCCGGGCGACGGTGGCCGCGAAGTCGCCGCCGCGGCCCGGTCCGCAGTCGACCTCGGCGAGCCGGACGTTGCGGAAGTGCGCCGCGTCGCGGAAGTGGGCGAGCCGGTTCTCGTCGCGGCCGGCGCCTTCGAGCTCGCCCGCGCGTTCCAGGAGAATCCTGGCCTGGCGCAACAGGTCCAGCGCGATGGTGGCCAGCGCGATGTCGGTCGCCAGGTCGGCTCCCCGAACGCCCCATTCGGACAGCCGGGCCGACAGCACCAGCGCGTCGTCGCCCAGCATCAGGCAGTAGGCGGAGAGGTCCACTGCGGACACCGAGTCCGGCACCGACCTGTCCACAGTGGAGGCGGAGGGTGCGCCGAGCACCCATCCCGCCGTGTTGGATCGCGTACCCGGAGTGTTCATGACGACCTCGCACGCGAGTGCGACGGTGCCGCGGTGTGGCACCGGGAGCACGCACCAGTGTCACACCGGGCGCCACGATACGGAAGTCAGTGCTCGCCGCTTGGGACCACTGTGTGCGGAGGGTTCAGCAACGCACACGCCAGGTTCACAGCGTCCGCGCCAGGTTCAGCGGAACTGCCACCAGTTCCCGCCGACCGTCTGCGGCAGCGCCCGGCGCCGCGTTCAGCGGCGCCTGCGCAGCACCAGGTATGTCGGCAGCAGCACGAGCCAGGTGCCCGCGATCGCCGTGCCGACCGGCAACAGGGAAAGCACCATCGTCCGTCCCGCGACGCGGACCAGGTCGGGGTTGCGCGTGTCGTACTCGACGCGGACCAGTTGTCCCTGCTGGAGCCCGGCGGGGTAGAGGACGCCTGCCGGCGGGATGTAGACCCGGCCCTCGTCGGTGCTGAACCGGACGACGGTGCGGGTGAAGGAGCTGTCCACCACCTCGGCGACCGCCTGGCCGCGGGACTCCTCGATGGTGCGGTCGTTGATGAAGCAGCCGACGACGATCGCCAGCAGGAGACCGGTGAGCAGCAGCAACAGGCCGAGCACGCCGCGAGCGGCGATCCGGCGCGGATCGCGCCGCGGCCGCCGAGCCGCCCCGCTGCCGGCGCGCGGACGGCGGGCCGTCTCGTCGTCACCGTGCGCGTCCCGGGCTGATTCGTCACCGCGCGAGTCCTGGGCTGCGTCGTCACCGTGCGAATCGCGGGTGTCCTCGCCGCGCGGGTCCCGGGTCGCCTCGTCGCCGCCGTCCTCCGAGCGGCGGGCCGTCTCATCGCCGGACGCGGGACGGCGAGTCGTCGGCTCGTCACCTACCGTGCCCGGATCGGTCACCGAGTCGGCTGCGTCCGGTGCCACCGCGTCGCTCGCCACGGTGACCGATTGTAGGGACTTGGCGTGCTCGGGCGGGCAGGGCATCGGCCACCGCCACTCTCGTGCACGCTCCGCTTACCCTCCAAGGGTGGCCACTACCTCGCGTCTGCTGACCGCGCGTACACGGAGGCTCCGTGCAGGTGATCCCCTGCACGATCGACCTCTGCTGGAACTCCTGCCGCGCGACACCCCGTTGAGCTGGGTGCGCGACGGCGACGGCCTGGTCGGCTGGGGCTGCGCGGCCCGGCTGGACACCTCCGGCACCGAGCGCTTCGTCGAGGCCGACGCCTGGTGGCAGGACTGGACGGAGCAGGTCGAGGTGCACGACGAGGTCGGACTGCCCGGCACGGGTCCGGTCGCGTTCACCAGCATGGCGTTCGCCGAGGAGCCCGGCCGTTCCGTGCTCGTGGTGCCGGAGGTGGTCGTCGGCCAGCGCGACGGCGTGCGGTGGGTCACCACCGTCGGCGAGCCTGCCGCCGCGCGCCCGCCGGAACCGGTCGCGCACCCCGGCATGGTCCGCTACAGCGACGGGCAGCTCAGCGCCACCGGATACCGGCAGGCCGTGGCCGACGCGGTGCGCCGCATGCGGGAGGTCGGCGACCTGGACAAGATCGTACTGGCCCACGACCTGCTGGCCTGCACGTCCGACCCGCTGGACGGCCGCTTCCTGCTGAACAACCTCGCGGCCCGCTACCCGAGCTGCTGGACGTTCGCGGTGGACGGGCTGGTCGGGGCGACTCCGGAGCTGCTGCTGGAGCGTGCCGGGCAGCTGGTCCGCTCCCGGGTGCTCGCGGGCACGATATGGCCGCGCGAGGGCCGCGGTGCCGACGAGCTCGCTGCCGAGCTGCTCGCCTCCGGCAAGGACCGCAGCGAGCACGACTACGCGGCCAAGTCGCTGGCCACCTGCCTGAGCCCGTTCTGCACCGAGCTGACGGTGCCCGAGGAGCCGTCGGTGCTTCGCCTGCGCAACGTCATGCACCTGGCGTCGGACATCTCCGGGGTGTTGAGCGGCAACCAGGCGACGCTGCTGCGGATGACCGATGCCGTGCACCCGACCGCCGCTGTCGGCGGAACCCCGACTCCGCAGGCGGTGAAGCTCATCCACGAGCTGGAGGGGATGGACCGCGACCGCTACGCGGGACCGGTCGGCTGGGTCGACGCCCGCGGCAACGGCGAGTTCGGGGTGGCGCTGCGCTGCGCGCAGATCCAGTCGGGCCCCGCGGACCGGGAGGGCCGGGTCCGGCTGTTCGCCGGATGCGGCATCGTCGCCGACTCCGATCCCGACCTGGAAGTGGCCGAGGCGGAGGCGAAGCTGCTGCCGATGCGGGAGGCGCTGGAAGGCATCGCCTAGCGCAGGAAGACACGGGTCTGCGGGCGCCCGGACGCGAACCGGCGGCGCCGGGCGTGGTGCCCGGCGCCGCCGGCAGGACGGAACCGTTCGTCAGTCGTGGTCGTGCACGCGCTCGTGCACCGCGTCGATCTCGGCGACCGCCGGAGGCGGCACGAGCGACGCGCGGGTGGCGCTGGCCGGGACGCCGGTCGCCGCACCGACCGCCGGCTTGCCCGGTGTGAACAGCCACGCGTTGAAGAACTCGTCGAGCTGCTTGCCCGAGCGCTGCTCGGCCAGCTCGATGAACTCCTCGATGGTGCCGGTCTGGTAGCGCTTCTCCGCGACCCAGGTGCGCGTGATGTCCAGCAGCGCCGCGTCGCCGACGACGTTGCGCAGCGCGTGCAGGGTCATCGCGCCGCGGTCGTAGACCGCGCCGTGGAACACGTTGGCAGCGCCCGGATCGCCGGGCTTGACCTGCCAGAACGGGTCGTCGGCAGGCGTCGACGAGTAGTAGTGGTCGAACAGCTGCTGCGCGGTGCCGGTGCCGTGCGCCTCCGACCACAGCCACTCCGCGTAGGAGGCGAAGCCCTCGTTCAGCCAGATGTTGCGCCAGGTGTCGACCGAGATCGAGTCGCCGAACCACTGGTGGGCGTTCTCGTGCACGACCACCGACATGTTCGCGCCACGGCGGAAGAACAGGTGGCTGTAGGTCGGCCGGGTCTGGTTCTCCAGCGCGAAGTTCAGGCCCTCGGAAGTGGCGACGCCGCCCTGAGCCTCGAACGGGTACTCGCCGAACAGCCCGGAGAGGAACTCCACGACCTCCGGGGTCCGCTCGATGCTGGCCTTGGCCGCGCCCTCGTACTCGCCGAGCTTGTCGGAGTAGGCCGTGACGAACGGCTGGCCGAACGCGCCGGGCTTGGTGCTGATGTCGTACTGCCCGACCGACATGAACGCCAGGTACGTCGCGGTGGGCTTGGTGGTCCGCCACTGCCACGTGGTCTGGCCCGCCAGGCTCGACTTGCCGGTGTTGACGCCGTTGGCCAGCACCTCGGTGCCGTCGGGGACGGTGACGGCGATGTCGAAGGTCGCCTTGTCGCGCGGGTGGTCGTTGCCGGGGAACCACCAGGACGAGATCTCCGGCTGCCCGATCGCCAGCGCGCCGTCGGAGGTGCGGATCCACGGCTTGATCCCGCCTGCCTCGACCGTCGAGGGGACGCCGTCGTACTCGACGACGAACGTCGCGAGGCTGCCCTGCGGCAGCGTCCGCGGCGGGGTCACGGAAAGCTCCAACCCATCGTGCTCGAACTGCGCTCGCTGGCCGTTGACCAGCACCGACTTCACGTTCAACGCGAAGTCCAGGTTGAACGCGGTCAGGTTCTGCGTCGGCTTGGCCACGATGGTGGTCGTGCCCTGCAGGTAGTCGTCCGCCGGCTGGTAGCGCACCTGGACGTCGTAGTGCGAGACGTCGTAGCCGCCGTTTCCGTAGCCGGGGAAGTAGTCGTCGCCCACCCCTGGCGCGCCGGGACCGTCGCTGCCGGCCAGCGCCGGCGTGGCGAGGAACGCCGCGGCGCAGCAGGAAGCGGCCGCCACTCGCAGGCCCTGTCGTCGAAACACCCGCTACCTCCTTGGAATCCGGGCCACGAGGCGTGACCCGCAAGGAGATTAAGGAAGGAGCGGTGTTCCCAGGCGCCAAACGGAGGCAGCGGTTTTTCCCATATCACAAGGAAAAACGGGAATCCGGGAAGCGCGGCGTCCGATCAGCCGTGCAGTGCGCCGCGCACCGCCGCGTGCAGACGCTCGTGCACGCCGCGCAGTTCGGCGCGGTCGGCGCGGACCTCGACCACGCGCAGCCCGGAACGCCGGCGCAGCGCGGCACCGAACTCCGAGCGCTGCCGCACCACGGTGTGCTCGACGCCGTGGGCCGCGCAGAGGCTGCCGATGTCGGTGCCGTGCGGGGTGCCGAAGACCCGCTCGAAGGAGCCGCTGTGTTCGGGACTTCCCTGCTCCAGCAGGGAGAAGATGCCGCCGCCGTCGTCGTTGAGGACCACGATCGTCAGGTCCGGGCGCTGTTCCTGCGGGCCGAGTATGAGCCCGTTGCTGTCGTGCAGGAACGTCAGATCGCCGAGCAGCGCGTAGGACGGGCCGCCGTGCGCCAGCGCGGAGCCGATCGCCGCGGACACCGTGCCGTCGATCCCGGCCACGCCGCGGTTGCGGTGCACGACGACGTCCGGCCGGTGGTTCGCGGCGAGGGCGACGTCACGCGTCGGGTTCGAGGAACCCAGCACCAGCAGCGACCCCGCCGGAAGGGCGTCGACGACGTCGCGGGCGACGACCGGCCCGTTCGGCCACCGCTCCAGGTCCAGCGCCGCGTGCAGGGCCGCCGATGCCTTCTGGTCCGCCTGCTGCCACCCGGTCAGCCAGTCGGGGTCGGCCGGTCCCGGCGAGGCGCCGAAGGTCTCGGCGACCTCCCGCACGTTGTGCGCGGGGGTCGGCCAGTGCGAGCCGCCGTGGGCCAGCAGGACCTCGACCCCGGAGTCGGCGAGCAGGCTCTGCACCTGGCGGAAGACCGTGTTGCGGCCTACGCACAGCACCTGCTCCGGGAGGTGGTCGCGCATGAAGCCGGGCAGCTTGAGCAGCCACATGCCGGTGCTGATCGCGGCCGCGCCGGAGAGCCCGACACCGCCGGTCTCCGACAGCACCGGCCAGCCGTACCGCTCGCCCCAGGCGCTCGCGCTCTCGGCGGCGCCGTCGGCGACCAGGACCAGTCCGCGGCGCGACCGCACCTTGGACAGCGTGCTCGGCG of Saccharopolyspora erythraea contains these proteins:
- a CDS encoding DUF3592 domain-containing protein; protein product: MASDAVAPDAADSVTDPGTVGDEPTTRRPASGDETARRSEDGGDEATRDPRGEDTRDSHGDDAAQDSRGDESARDAHGDDETARRPRAGSGAARRPRRDPRRIAARGVLGLLLLLTGLLLAIVVGCFINDRTIEESRGQAVAEVVDSSFTRTVVRFSTDEGRVYIPPAGVLYPAGLQQGQLVRVEYDTRNPDLVRVAGRTMVLSLLPVGTAIAGTWLVLLPTYLVLRRRR
- the menD gene encoding 2-succinyl-5-enolpyruvyl-6-hydroxy-3-cyclohexene-1-carboxylic-acid synthase, yielding MNPSTAQAEVIVDELVRNGVRQVVLAPGSRNAPLSFALHDAAEAGRIDLHVRIDERSAGFLALGIAARTRRPVVVACTSGTAATNLHPAVSEACHAGIPLIVLTADRPPELRAAGANQTIDQYRLYGTAVRLFDELAVAENRPGQNAYWRTQVCRAASMAAGTTWGGPVHLNLPFREPLVPSGDRDWCEPLDGRADGQRWTEVSEHESAPSTLSKVRSRRGLVLVADGAAESASAWGERYGWPVLSETGGVGLSGAAAISTGMWLLKLPGFMRDHLPEQVLCVGRNTVFRQVQSLLADSGVEVLLAHGGSHWPTPAHNVREVAETFGASPGPADPDWLTGWQQADQKASAALHAALDLERWPNGPVVARDVVDALPAGSLLVLGSSNPTRDVALAANHRPDVVVHRNRGVAGIDGTVSAAIGSALAHGGPSYALLGDLTFLHDSNGLILGPQEQRPDLTIVVLNDDGGGIFSLLEQGSPEHSGSFERVFGTPHGTDIGSLCAAHGVEHTVVRQRSEFGAALRRRSGLRVVEVRADRAELRGVHERLHAAVRGALHG
- the paaC gene encoding 1,2-phenylacetyl-CoA epoxidase subunit PaaC, producing MNTPGTRSNTAGWVLGAPSASTVDRSVPDSVSAVDLSAYCLMLGDDALVLSARLSEWGVRGADLATDIALATIALDLLRQARILLERAGELEGAGRDENRLAHFRDAAHFRNVRLAEVDCGPGRGGDFAATVARLLVMSTWRAAVFERLARTRDPVLSDQASRSIATLTAHRDHAARWAASLGQGGAEVRAALADGFERIWPLVGELFSPHPVELSLAEADCAVDPSAVRSDVVAHLDTVLAEARVDRPDPAVFTAFTPPGGREGAHTGSMEFLLAEMQYLARSAR
- a CDS encoding isochorismate synthase; its protein translation is MATTSRLLTARTRRLRAGDPLHDRPLLELLPRDTPLSWVRDGDGLVGWGCAARLDTSGTERFVEADAWWQDWTEQVEVHDEVGLPGTGPVAFTSMAFAEEPGRSVLVVPEVVVGQRDGVRWVTTVGEPAAARPPEPVAHPGMVRYSDGQLSATGYRQAVADAVRRMREVGDLDKIVLAHDLLACTSDPLDGRFLLNNLAARYPSCWTFAVDGLVGATPELLLERAGQLVRSRVLAGTIWPREGRGADELAAELLASGKDRSEHDYAAKSLATCLSPFCTELTVPEEPSVLRLRNVMHLASDISGVLSGNQATLLRMTDAVHPTAAVGGTPTPQAVKLIHELEGMDRDRYAGPVGWVDARGNGEFGVALRCAQIQSGPADREGRVRLFAGCGIVADSDPDLEVAEAEAKLLPMREALEGIA
- a CDS encoding inositol monophosphatase family protein, whose translation is MTALPSEPAQRVEPGLVSRALEIAGRLANDAADVITETAGRGARPAATESPFDWVTDTGRILERHTRRVLADEFPGIPVFGEEFDSSPGTTVAEQCAARSSSARFRWSVDPVDGTANYVAGLPWCAYSLAMLDEHGPVVGVVADPYRGQIYAAARGRGMRANGTPVRLSDQQETRAGIVCTELTRTGAWRGMDRFITNATAAQVGVRLLGSPALAITQVALGHAMAAVLDSYEEWDVAGALALAVESGAAVLDRHGRHTALPVDGLLVAAPGVADNVLHWWSQSTD
- a CDS encoding M1 family metallopeptidase, translated to MFRRQGLRVAAASCCAAAFLATPALAGSDGPGAPGVGDDYFPGYGNGGYDVSHYDVQVRYQPADDYLQGTTTIVAKPTQNLTAFNLDFALNVKSVLVNGQRAQFEHDGLELSVTPPRTLPQGSLATFVVEYDGVPSTVEAGGIKPWIRTSDGALAIGQPEISSWWFPGNDHPRDKATFDIAVTVPDGTEVLANGVNTGKSSLAGQTTWQWRTTKPTATYLAFMSVGQYDISTKPGAFGQPFVTAYSDKLGEYEGAAKASIERTPEVVEFLSGLFGEYPFEAQGGVATSEGLNFALENQTRPTYSHLFFRRGANMSVVVHENAHQWFGDSISVDTWRNIWLNEGFASYAEWLWSEAHGTGTAQQLFDHYYSSTPADDPFWQVKPGDPGAANVFHGAVYDRGAMTLHALRNVVGDAALLDITRTWVAEKRYQTGTIEEFIELAEQRSGKQLDEFFNAWLFTPGKPAVGAATGVPASATRASLVPPPAVAEIDAVHERVHDHD